The Nostoc sp. NIES-3756 DNA window CCACAGCTAGCCCCAATTGCACCCAAAAAGTAATCCAACCTGTAAGACGAATTGTATTAGCAATGCTATAAAGCTTTGGTGATAGCGACGTATGCTCCAAAGTGTGTGAGCGTGTTTCTGATTCCGCTTCCATATTAATTTCCTTAGCTTATGCCCCAATCATCAAGATATTCCTCTGTTTGTATATAAACCCCCACCCCCAGACAGAACACCCTACAATCCTGGAGACATAAAATCGCAATTAAGTCTCCACATAATTCCTCATGGCTAGACAGCGCCAGAACATTCAACAAATACAAGAAATTGCTCAAAGTATAACGATTTGAAAAAAACAAACTATCTTTAAAAAGACGAGTATTCAGTTCGTAGTAAGGACTTTAGTCCTTTTTTGTTCTCTACGAGACGCTTACGCGAACGCGGAGCGTCTGTCTACGGGACGCTATGCGTTCGCGTAGCGTCCCGTAGGGAACGCACAGAGAACTAAAGTTATTACTACGAGCCTTTAATTATTTAACCTGTTCTACTTAGATGAAGCTCATTGTATTAGTGAATGAGGTCATGATTTTCGCCCAGATTATCTGAGATCGGGTTCAGTCATTGAATCATTACATTAAAGGGCGTGTGATGCGTTATGAAGCTGACAAAATAGTTGTTTTGTTTAACAAATTTGGATACAAAACTCTAGCAGTTGAATTGGTTCAGAAATTATTAAAACAAATTGAATAATTGGTAATTAGTGCATAGGACTGAGTAGATCAATAATAAATTTGGAAAACCCTCCGTGTTACTCTGCGCTTTCCTCTAAATTCCTCTGCGTTTAAAAACATTAACTATGTAGTCACTTAACTGGGAATATCTATAATATTAAATATTTCTATATAAAGAGAAATTATCAATCTCAAGAATGATGAAAAATAAATATTTAATTTGCAAAAATACTCACAGAATAAGCAATATATAGTAGTAGAAAGATGATTAAGTCTTGGATGGTGATTGGAGGTGTGGCTATTTTAGTTGCCTTAGCTGCTAACTTCATTACACCTAGCGATCGCAAATGGTTTAAACGCTTACAAAGACCCAGATGGCTAACCTTTGAAGCTGCAATTCCCGTTATCTGGACTGTAATTTTTATTTGTGGTGCTTGGTCAGCTTATATCGTATGGGAAAAGAATCCAGGTACTAATACGACCTGGGTGATCATGGGTTTATATCTACTACTAGAAATTGTCACGATCGCATATACACCTGTAATGTTCAGACTGCGTAGTCTTCAGGTAGGTACAATTGTCGGCGGTATAGGTTTAATTCTCAGCATAATTTTAACTCTATTTATCCTCACAATCTCCGGCTGGGCTGCATTATTATTAATCCCTTATTTGCTGTGGAGTCCAATTGGTACTTACACAACTTGGCAAATGGTTCATCTCAATCCCCAGGATACTTAAAGGAGGGAACAGGGAAATTGTTAATTACGAATTACGAATTACGAATTAAAACTTACCACCAACGACTGATTAATCCCATATCCACGATTGTCAAACTGACAGTATATGACTTGACAAAAGATAAGGGAAAGAAAAAATATGACACCTTCTTGGATCGTGATTGGGGCTGTAACTTTCTTAGTTGCAATTGGTAGTTTCTTCATCACTCCCCGCGATGTTAAATGGTTCGCTCAATTAAGTCGCCCGCGATGGCTAGTTTTTGAGCCGCTTATACCTTTGATTTGGACTGTAATTTTTATTTGCGGTGCAGCTTCCGCCTACATTGTTTGGGAACATAACCCAGGTAGTATTGTTACTTGGCTGCTAATGGGTTTATATCTCTTAGTTGAAGTAATCACTGTAACTTACATACCTTTAATGTTGCGATTTCGTAGTCTTAAAACTGGAGAAATTATTGGCTTAAGTGGCTTTATTGCAGGTGTTGTTTTAGCGATCGCAGTATTACCTATCTCCGTAATCGCCGCCTTATTACTTGTTCCCTATTTACTCTGGAGTCCCATTGGTACATACACCACCGACGAATTAAGACAACTAAACCCCGAAGACGCTTAAATAATTCAAAATTAAAAAACTGCGATTTAGCATAGGTTTGAGCGTTTGTATTTGTATCAGATTTTGGGTGAACCTGTATTAACAATAGCTATCTTAAACGCCCATACATGGCTGATGGCTGATGGCTCAACCAAGCCCACATTTGATCGCCGTAACAAAAATGCCACCACTCTTTGGGGTTGCGTTGAAAGCCAGCTTTAAGCATGACATCGCACAATAATTGACGATGAGCATGATATTGCCTATGTGTTAGTTGTTCACTATGGGCATAGTAATCGGGATGCGATCGCTCTGACAATTCATCAATGGGCGAACCCATGTTAACAACTTGTCCGCTATCATCCACTAACGTCACATCTACTGCTGCACCTGTACTGTGGGGAGGGGGCGTTTTTTCATTCAAACTTGGTACAGCCCAAATCTCGTAAACTGCTTCCCAAATTTCTTGGCGTTGCTGTAGAGTTAACTCAGTCTCAATGAACCCGCGTTCCTGTACAGCCGTAGCAAAGCTGTAATCTACCATAAATTGCTGTACAGCTACAGGACGATAGCCATCAAAAATTTGAATACGCCAGAGAGGAAGTAACAACTCTAAATAATTTTGAGCTTGAATTAGATTTTTAACTACACTCTGACGTAAGTAATAAGGCGAATAGTCTCCGTAAGTAGCCCCTAATTTTTCATAAGGATGGGGAGATTCCACCGCAAAAAGTTCTAGGGGAATCTCTACTAGGGATTCACCACATTCCACAATAGGTATATGGTGATAAGGTCTTATCTGGTAATTAATCACTCTTAGCAGGTTTAGTTTAGATATATAGCAGTTGCCACATATATTAGGATATAGAGTAATAAAAACCTAATAGCAATCAACTTTTAAGCTTATTCCCTGTTCCCTGTCAATCTTTATGGATAAGAGTAACCATTATTTTGAAAGCCGTTAGTATTCTGTCCTTGGGGCAGATTATTATTTGGAAAGTTCGCTTGGGGTATTTGCGAATAACCGTAATTATTAGGAACTACTGGAGTTGTGTTTGTGGTAGTGTTAGCACGACGGCTGCGTACAGTATAAGGGCCGATAATCGATGATGTCCCAGTAATTACGGTTGAAGTTGATTGAGTTTGATTTGGTGAATTTTGCAGATAATTCACATTATTGGGGGGATTGGGTATGATTGGCTGAACGTAACCCACTCCTGAATTAATTCTTGTATTAGGGGTAATAAGCTGATCATTATTCAAGTTATTGGTATAACTTGGTTGGGTATAACTAGTTACTGGACTAACTCTTGTGTTTATTGGCACAGTCTGAACATTATTCAAGTTATTGGTATAACTTGGTTGTATGTAACCCAAACCAGAATTTAACCCTGTACTAGGTGAAAAGGTCTGAGGAGCTTGGATAGTTGTTGGTAAAGACTGCGTTACTCCACCATAAGTAGTTATATTTGTGGAGTTAGTAATATATGGACTGTTATTATTTACACTAGATGCTTGATTAGTCGATGAGGTAACTCCTGTGGGGAGCAGGTTATTAGAGTTAACATTTTGGCTTGTGTTAACCTGATTAGGTAATCCAGTTTTTAATAGAGCAGAATTAACTATTTCCCCTGTGGTGGGAGAAGATCCATTTCCAGGTTTGTAACCTAGCAGTTGATCGTTATTGGTTGCCCCAAACCGCAATAAATTTTCCGCTTCTGATACAAATATATTCTTATCTACAGATGTAGGTTGTTGAAAATTAGCTATACCTGAATCTGAGTTTAGTTTAGGTCTATCACCAGACGATGGTTTGTTATTTGTAATTGTTGATGGTGTTTTATTTTTGTTCTTCTGGGATTGAGTGGTGTTTGCTGGCGAAATGAATGGTTCTGTGTCAGCAAACAAAGATGGCAAATTATCAATATCTGCGGCAATAGCTTTATCTTCCTCTGAAAGCTCAGAGTCATCTGCATTGGTATTTTCTATATTTGGATTGTTCGCTATTTGGGGATTAGTCCAGTATTGATGAACAAATAGCCCTACTACAGATAAAAAAATTGCTGTTCCCCAAAAACTTGGTTTGCCTAAATTTGACAACCTAGCTCTAAAATAGCGCCAGTATGGAGAAGGATAACGATGATTTGGCATATTTGTAACCTGATAATTGAAAATTAGTTTTTGTATAATAAATACATGTATTATCCTAAGTATATTAAGTATTAACCACCAAACTTTTAGTGTTATGGTCAATACTTATGTAC harbors:
- a CDS encoding TspO/MBR family protein; this translates as MTPSWIVIGAVTFLVAIGSFFITPRDVKWFAQLSRPRWLVFEPLIPLIWTVIFICGAASAYIVWEHNPGSIVTWLLMGLYLLVEVITVTYIPLMLRFRSLKTGEIIGLSGFIAGVVLAIAVLPISVIAALLLVPYLLWSPIGTYTTDELRQLNPEDA
- a CDS encoding M15 family metallopeptidase, whose amino-acid sequence is MRPYHHIPIVECGESLVEIPLELFAVESPHPYEKLGATYGDYSPYYLRQSVVKNLIQAQNYLELLLPLWRIQIFDGYRPVAVQQFMVDYSFATAVQERGFIETELTLQQRQEIWEAVYEIWAVPSLNEKTPPPHSTGAAVDVTLVDDSGQVVNMGSPIDELSERSHPDYYAHSEQLTHRQYHAHRQLLCDVMLKAGFQRNPKEWWHFCYGDQMWAWLSHQPSAMYGRLR
- a CDS encoding TspO/MBR family protein; its protein translation is MIKSWMVIGGVAILVALAANFITPSDRKWFKRLQRPRWLTFEAAIPVIWTVIFICGAWSAYIVWEKNPGTNTTWVIMGLYLLLEIVTIAYTPVMFRLRSLQVGTIVGGIGLILSIILTLFILTISGWAALLLIPYLLWSPIGTYTTWQMVHLNPQDT